A window from Branchiostoma lanceolatum isolate klBraLanc5 chromosome 9, klBraLanc5.hap2, whole genome shotgun sequence encodes these proteins:
- the LOC136441696 gene encoding cap-specific mRNA (nucleoside-2'-O-)-methyltransferase 2-like, translated as MSHKRPHPSPRQPYPKQHGGQPRPQRQHFTQDVWDETESLFSKKFSFVKPADDPWRLPPAEVFFTNQNEPFPELSEMKEELNRVKGLLSDKEIRSWHEHTNQTNRAGKVISHLKQTIHPQLCTQAWCKFHEIVSTFPLVSEAAVESGMFNSVHVCEAPGAFITSLNHFLANWRVDCDWNWVGNSLNPYYEGNDLEHTIDDDRFIFGTLSNWHFGADNTGDIMSAENLQHLKTFVADIQPVHLVTADGSIDCQKNPGEQERLVSQLHYCEVVSALHLLGEGGALVVKKFTMLEPSSACLMYLLNCVFAEVNAFKPATSKSGNSEVYVVCVGYSGQEALAGHMDKLMSNFKPASHENDLFPCNALPATFTSQLVSCCRQFTELQCETIRENLRLFEAMSEEEAEHIRQARECCAQEYVHRYQLRPIRKDYRIYTEAPGRSNFTSDLRKKLQGSFNERQQQALLPWAQKILQEGGGGQGSLAPERTAIATIEETEPSPEAVEDVVYPVVGRAVGRVRNSRFCDVHVLGQWNEALDKAQILLQENRAFLRKLQEDMGSSEDEAFLVLKGQQLSQSLLPKVLCLTNTRVLKMLKPYLSAGLEPKMFSVDCDPVETFLALKEVNPDGDVLPASPGDRTGVLQDSRLPKLLQMTGVDMIVADLRTDTGEFGQEENHSKEEFILLCLLALKVKMLKPDTIDLM; from the exons ATGTCTCACAAGAGGCCACACCCGTCTCCACGACAACCGTATCCCAAGCAACACGGTGGCCAGCCCCGCCCGCAGAGACAGCACTTCACCCAAGACGTCTGGGACGAGACAGAGAGCCTCTTCAGCAAGAAGTTCTCCTTCGTGAAGCCCGCGGACGACCCGTGGCGTCTTCCGCCTGCCGAGGTTTTCTTCACCAATCAGAATGAGCCGTTTCCCGAACTCTCGGAGATGAAAGAGGAACTCAacagggtcaaag GTCTCCTGAGTGATAAAGAAATCAGGAGCTGGCACGAACACACAAACCAGACAAACCGCGCCGGGAAAGTCATCTCTCATCTGAAACAGACAATCCACCCACAACTCTGCACCCAG GCCTGGTGCAAGTTCCACGAGATCGTGTCCACCTTTCCTCTGGTGTCGGAGGCGGCGGTGGAAAGCGGCATGTTCAACAGCGTGCACGTTTGCGAGGCGCCCGGAGCGTTCATCACGAGCCTGAACCACTTCCTGGCCAACTGGAGGGTCGACTGCGACTGGAACTGGGTCGGGAACTCGCTGAACCCTTACTACGAGGGCAACGACCTGGAGCACACTATTGATGATGACAG GTTCATCTTCGGGACCCTGTCCAACTGGCACTTTGGAGCTGACAACACGGGGGACATCATGAGCGCAGAGAACCTGCAGCATCTCAAGACGTTTGTGGCAGACATCCAGCCTGTGCATCTG GTTACAGCAGACGGCAGTATTGACTGCCAGAAGAACCCGGGTGAACAGGAGCGTCTAGTCTCCCAGCTGCACTACTGTGAGGTGGTCAGTGCCCTTCAcctgctgggggaggggggcgccctcGTGGTGAAGAAGTTTACCATGCTGGAGCCCTCCTCAGCCTGCCTCATGTACCTGCTCAACTGTGTGTTTGCAGAG GTTAATGCGTTCAAACCAGCGACCAGTAAGTCTGGGAACTCGGAGGTGTACGTTGTGTGTGTGGGGTACTCGGGACAGGAGGCACTGGCTGGGCACATGGACAAACTCATGAGCAACTTCA AACCAGCCAGCCACGAGAACGACCTTTTCCCCTGCAACGCCCTCCCTGCAACCTTCACCTCCCAGCTGGTCTCCTGTTGCAGGCAGTTCACGGAACTGCAGTGTGAGACCATCCGGGAGAACCTGCGTCTGTTCGAGGCGATGAGCGAAGAAGAGGCAGAACACATCCGCCAGGCGCGGGAATGCTGCGCTCAGGAGTACGTGCACCGCTACCAGCTCCGACCAATCAGAAAGGACTACAGGATATACACTGAG GCGCCTGGGAGGTCCAACTTCACCTCTGACCTGAGGAAAAAGTTGCAGGGGAGCTTCAACGAGCGGCAACAGCAGGCACTGTTGCCATGGGCACAGAAGATTCTacaggaggggggaggggggcaggggagCTTGGCTCCAGAGAGAACAGCAATAGCCACAATAGAG GAGACAGAGCCCAGTCCAGAGGCAGTAGAAGACGTTGTGTACCCGGTGGTGGGGAGGGCGGTGGGGAGGGTGCGGAACTCTCGTTTCTGTGATGTCCATGTTCTGGGCCAGTGGAACGAGGCTCTGGACAAAGCACAG ATTCTTCTCCAAGAGAATAGAGCCTTCTTGAGAAAGTTGCAAGAAGACATGGGGTCCAGTGAAGATGAAGCATTCCTGGTCTTGAAGGGACAACAGCTGTCTCAG TCCCTGCTTCCCAAAGTCCTGTGCCTTACCAACACCCGTGTCTTAAAGATGCTCAAGCCGTATCTTAGTGCAGGGCTGGAGCCAAAG ATGTTCAGTGTGGACTGTGACCCTGTGGAGACCTTCCTAGCCCTGAAGGAGGTGAACCCTGACGGAGACGTCTTACCTGCCTCACCTGGGGACAGGACAGGTGTGCTGCAGGACTCCAG GTTACCCAAGTTGTTGCAGATGACAGGGGTGGACATGATTGTTGCTGACCTGAGAACAGATACAGGAGAGTTCGGGCAGGAGGAGAATCACTCCAAGGAGGAGTTCATCCTGCTCTGTCTACTCGCTCTAAAGGTAAAAATGCTGAAACCTGATACCATAGATCTGATGTAA
- the LOC136441668 gene encoding uncharacterized protein, producing MVHVRDPTAQQYQREVEPLCKLGDVYSKRGQQTGEGEDFVKAAALYNAAIARSKDEVLNGNIVTAIIEVEKSFLKCTLDICHNVSLENTEKHKKQLKEMRDQIKLEMETIDQQLDPYVHDEDDPRVKEIEAKRAQAVRQLFENIAQQRKEFISLLVEECIGLMGPPPCKYALIGLGSQATGLVTPYSDLEFAILVEEESEECLEYFRNLTHYLHLKVVNLGETILPALGIKSLNDFYSENPLDSWYFDSVTPRGFAFDGSMPKASKTPLGRQGTENKPPSELIHTPSNMASILQNDATLYLKKGYHLATILRNPCLIAGDQALIDTYMDFTAEILQADGGKMAQQLAQETQGENIKRYKEKHAARLIDVKKDLYRFPAVAVDCLALSSGIVPTTVLETIEEIENLQVISPNNAHHLTVLTSISAELRLRTYIANGGQKENLSALVSMEAVLHGKESSSQINDEEQTTALMAVFHLPNEKQLFRYFYSSVPLKDSLSKLSGKGLTLHSVSNFYDSSPNVQGKMYFQLCKYSLAISYFDKALKKLEGTETEEIAQLHLNLGLACHHLGDYSEAISYYEQALEMQRSIYGQTEAHPNIASSLTSLGVAWGDLADYRKATAYLEQVLEMYRSIHGEGTAHQETAKTLNNLGLAFTSLGDHRKAIGYHEEALEMYRSVHGQTVDHADTARALNILGRTWEELSDHRKATKYLEQALQMRKRIYGDNTAHPDIAISLNNLGMAYENLGNYATSVSYHEQSLAMRRSIYGQTAETPHIARSLHNLGTVCCSQGNYSKAISYSEQALKMRRSIYGQDTAHHDLVPSLNSMGRVYQCLGDHRKAISFYEEALQMMKILCGQNKEHPRIAILLRNIGATWCVAGDPRKATGYLEEALQMFRSIYGQDKAHRYIAMSLNSLGTAWRQLDDARKAIGYHEQALQMYRSVFGEDSAHPSIAESLMNLEMARSSLHDSS from the exons ATGGTACATGTCAGAG ATCCCACAGCCCAGCAGTACCAGAGAGAGGTGGAGCCCCTGTGCAAGTTGGGGGATGTCTACAGCAAGCGAGGTCAGCAGACAGGAGAAGGGGAAGACTTTGTCAAAGCAGCAGCACTCTACAATGCAGCGATAGCCAGGTCAAAGGATGAAGTCCTTAATGGTAACATAGTGACAGCTATCATAGAAGTAGAAAAGTCATTTCTGAAATGTACCCTAGATATCTGTCATAATGTCAGCCttgaaaacacagaaaaacacaagaaacagcTGAAGGAGATGCGGGACCAGATCAAGCTGGAGATGGAAACCATTGACCAGCAGCTGGATCCCTATGTACATGATGAGGACGACCCACGTGTCAAAGAGATAGAGGCAAAACGAGCTCAGGCTGTCAGGCAGTTGTTTGAGAACATAGCACAACAAAGGAAGGAGTTCATCAGCCTGCTTGTAGAAGAGTGTATTGGGTTAATgggtccccctccctgtaagtatgCCCTGATAGGTTTGGGCTCACAGGCCACAGGACTGGTAACTCCTTACTCAGACCTGGAGTTCGCCATCTTGGTAGAAGAAGAAAGTGAAGAATGTCTCGAGTATTTCCGTAACCTCACCCACTATCTACACCTCAAGGTGGTCAacctgggagaaaccattctcccaGCACTGGGAATAAAATCTCTCAATGATTTCTACTCTGAGAATCCACTTGACAGCTGGTACTTTGACTCTGTTACACCTCGTGGGTTTGCATTTGATGGATCCATGCCAAAGGCAAGCAAGACTCCACTGGGCAGGCAGGGAACAGAGAACAAACCACCAAGTGAACTCATCCACACCCCGAGCAACATGGCTTCAATATTGCAAAATGATGCCACATTATACCTGAAGAAGGGATATCACCTTGCCACTATCTTGAGAAACCCATGCCTGATAGCAGGGGACCAGGCTTTGATTGACACATACATGGACTTTACAGCAGAGATACTGCAAGCTGATGGAGGAAAAATGGCTCAACAACTGGCACAGGAGACACAGGGGGAAAACATTAAAAggtacaaagaaaaacatgcaGCAAGGCTGATTGATGTGAAGAAAGACCTCTATCGCTTCCCAGCAGTAGCAGTGGACTGCTTGGCACTGTCTTCAGGCATTGTACCTACCACAGTTTTGGAGACAATAGAAGAAATAGAAAACCTACAAGTGATCAGTCCCAACAATGCACACCACCTGACAGTGCTTAccagcatctcagcagaactcaGGCTCAGAACCTACATTGCAAATGGTGGACAGAAGGAAAACTTGTCAGCCTTGGTCTCAATGGAAGCAGTGCTGCATGGAAAGGAATCATCCTCACAAATCAATGATGAGGAGCAAACAACTGCCTTGATGGCAGTTTTCCATCTACCAaatgaaaaacaacttttcagaTACTTTTATTCGTCAGTTCCTCTCAAAGATTCTTTATCTAAGTTGTCTGGAAAGGGTCTAACTTTACATTCAGTCTCTAATTTCTATGATAGTTCTCCTAATGTACAAGGAAAGATGTACTTCCAGCTGTGCAAGTACAGCCTGGCTATCAGCTACTTTGATAAGGCCCTTAAGAAACTGGAAGGTACAGAAACTGAGGAAATTGCTCAGTTACATTTAAACCTCGGGTTAGCTTGCCACCATCTGGGTGATTACAGTGAAGCTATCAGTtactatgaacaggcactggAGATGCAACGAAGTATCTATGGTCAGACTGAAGCTCATCCTAACATAGCAAGCTCACTTACCAGCTTGGGGGTGGCCTGGGGTGACCTGGCTGACTACAGAAAAGCAACTGCATACCTTGAGCAGGTGCTAGAGATGTACAGAAGTATCCATGGTGAGGGAACTGCACATCAGGAAACTGCAAAAACACTCAACAACCTGGGTCTGGCCTTTACCagccttggtgatcacagaaaagcAATTGGATACCACGAAGAGGCACTGGAGATGTACAGGAGTGTGCATGGTCAAACTGTTGACCATGCTGACACTGCCAGGGCACTCAACATTCTAGGGAGAACCTGGGAGGAACTTAGTGATCACAGGAAAGCAACCAAATACCTGGagcaggcactgcagatgagaAAGAGAATCTATGGTGACAATACTGCACATCCCGACATCGCCATCTCACTGAACAACCTAGGGATGGCCTATGAAAACCTGGGTAACTATGCAACATCTGTCAGCTACCATGAACAGTCACTAGCAATGCGCAGAAGTATCTACGGTCAGACTGCTGAAACTCCTCATATTGCCAGGTCACTTCACAACCTTGGGACTGTCTGTTGTAGCCAGGGAAATTACAGCAAAGCTATAAGCTACTCTGAGCAGGCACTAAAGATGAGgaggagtatctatggtcaaGATACGGCACATCATGACCTTGTCCCCTCACTTAACAGCATGGGGCGTGTCTACCAATGTTTGGGGGATCACAGGAAAGCCATCAGTTTCTACGAAGaggcactacagatgatgaAAATCTTATGTGGTCAGAATAAAGAACATCCTAGGATCGCCATCTTGCTGAGAAATATTGGAGCAACCTGGTGTGTTGCTGGCGATCCCAGAAAAGCAACTGGCTATCTTGAAGAGGCTCTGCAGATGTTCAGGAGTATCTACGGTCAGGATAAAGCACATCGTTACATTGCCATGTCACTAAACAGCCTGGGGACGGCTTGGAGGCAGCTGGATGACGCCAGAAAAGCAATCGGCTACCacgaacaggcactgcagatgtacAGGAGTGTCTTTGGTGAGGACTCAGCACACCCTAGCATTGCTGAATCATTGATGAACCTAGAAATGGCCAGGTCTTCTCTACATGACAGCAGCTAG
- the LOC136442713 gene encoding cap-specific mRNA (nucleoside-2'-O-)-methyltransferase 2-like, whose protein sequence is MQTVSLPPGGVLVCCIHTVLTRFTAGLVYILHRVFNKVSLSPLQPDSRPSQLLVCTGYRGCEPRLLEVLQELRQTMCGLQGGRDVLEVVPMQQLLGDGRFQHFLKAANEAVLHRSLATVVRWEKQLLQTCNMQGD, encoded by the exons ATGCAGACAGTG aGCCTGCCCCCAGGTGGAGTGCTGGTGTGCTGTATCCACACAGTCCTGACCAGGTTTACCGCAGGGCTGGTCTACATACTGCACAGGGTCTTCAACAAG GTTAGCTTGTCACCTCTGCAGCCAGACAGCAGACCCAGTCAGCTGCTAGTGTGTACTGGGTACAGGGGCTGTGAACCCAGGTTACTGGAG GTGCTACAGGAGCTGAGACAGACCATGTGTGGCCTGCAGGGGGGCAGGGATGTGTTGGAGGTGGTGCCCATGCAGCAGCTACTCG GTGACGGGAGGTTCCAGCACTTCCTGAAGGCTGCTAACGAGGCAGTTCTACACCGCAGCCTGGCAACGGTCGTCAGGTGGGAGAAACAACTTCTACAGACCTGCAACATGCAGGGGGACTGA
- the LOC136442712 gene encoding glycine receptor subunit alpha-2-like: MSNPSSSTVDRPCVLSDGCDSYGFPVSALDQPCLLSDGWEPHGSSLYLLVHDPKSHEQAELHCLTKGGHLAMPDDQAEHDLLMDFARFDFDSDTWIGIKKDEDAGVYRHCNNGTEPYEAWMQGFTDTVTTDAGFYRHCNNGSDPYEAWCCGEPNDSGPCVRIKKGDGHADISCPSEYPFICECTWMIQESSFCYTPPTTTPPPTTTPPPTTTTPTPPETVARPYALGLIEVMEPVVGWAEFAALKSGDALPPGYDKNESPRTDGKWIDVQSTVYVKRVDWLSEKNANLSMTVEYNIAWIDERLAGVVSKGWMPLPPSLLWSPALMFGNKVRGVGSITKPRVGSSGVVEEVNLSLKMWLHNSGFIVYQMTKVLKVKCNVDLHAYPFDDQECPVKLHAYNGVRFTLLPSAQSRRPPIRSDAGNVVSQFQLVGAALESTYSSFFTNDSDVVCPYFRETCTYDVEHCMLSRLLNCSACGDCAEHVGSCAYDVDICGDPGPTINTFTTLTIRLSLSRRIWFYAFRTFVPTLMVVVLSWMAPWMGFQTPALIGRVSLGVSALLTLVMGADLKQPMEFISYARAIDVWMAGCLAAVFLGLLETAVASYIHYRALAKESWKKELLQPKVLIPRARFCRPAYLLDYLPQSRPRTVRFHLPSSGTGAPPPAQNPSPRPPRLSRKLDRAARVLIPGLFLVFCVVFWLHYFLNLQLS; the protein is encoded by the exons ATGTCCAACCCCTCTTCCTCCACAGTGGACAGGCCGTGTGTACTGAGTGACGGCTGTGACTCGTACGGCTTCCCTGTATCTGCTT TGGACCAACCGTGTCTACTGAGTGACGGCTGGGAACCACACGGATCATCCCTGTATCTGCTTGTACACGACCCGAAGTCTCACGAGCAGGCGGAGCTGCATTGTCTGACCAAGGGCGGGCATCTCGCCATGCCGGACGACCAAGCCGAGCACGATCTGCTCATGGATTTTGCACGGTTCGATTTCGATTCGGACACTTGGATTGGCATCAAAAAGGACGAA GATGCAGGCGTGTACCGACACTGTAACAACGGTACGGAACCGTACGAAGCCTG GATGCAGGGTTTTACCGACACTGTAACAACG GATGCAGGCTTCTACAGACACTGCAACAACGGCTCGGACCCGTACGAAGCCTGGTGCTGCGGCGAGCCGAACGACTCCGGGCCGTGCGTTCGGATTAAGAAGGGCGATGGACACGCCGACATCAGCTGTCCCTCCGAGTACCCCTTCATCTGCGAATGCACAT GGATGATACAAGAATCGTCGTTCTGCTACACCCCTCCGACAACGACCCCCCCGCCGACGACAACACCCCCTCCCACCACCACAACCCCGACCCCCCCGGAGACGGTGGCTCGGCCCTACGCACTGGGCCTGATCGAAGTCATGGAGCC AGTGGTGGGCTGGGCGGAGTTCGCGGCGCTGAAAAGCGGAGACGCGCTGCCCCCTGGGTACGACAAGAACGAGAGCCCCAGGACTGACG GTAAATGGATAGACGTCCAGTCGACTGTTTACGTCAAGCGCGTTGATTGGCTTTCGGAGAAGAACGCG AACCTGTCCATGACTGTTGAGTACAACATCGCGTGGATAGACGAACGTCTGGCTGGGGTCGTGTCGAAAGGCTGGATGCCGCTGCCGCCCTCCCTTCTCTGGTCCCCCGCCCTCATGTTCGGAAATAAG GTCCGGGGAGTGGGGAGTATCACCAAGCCCAGGGTGGGAAGCTCCGGAGTCGTGGAAGAGGTCAACCTGTCCCTGAAGATGTGGCTCCACAACTCGGGCTTCATCGTCTATCAGATGAC AAAGGTTCTGAAGGTGAAATGTAACGTAGACCTCCACGCGTATCCGTTCGACGACCAGGAGTGCCCAGTAAAACTGCACGCAT ACAACGGCGTCCGGTTCACCCTGCTCCCCTCCGCGCAGAGCAGACGACCCCCGATCCGGTCCGACGCCGGGAACGTCGTGTCGCAGTTCCAGCTGGTCGGCGCCGCGCTGGAGTCCACCTACAGCAGCTTCTTCACAAACGATTCCG ATGTGGTGTGCCCTTATTTCCGCGAGACATGCACCTATGACGTGGAGCACTGCATGCTGTCCCGCCTGCTGAACTGCTCCGCGTGCGGAGACTGCGCAGAACACGTGGGCAGCTGCGCGTATGACGTAGACATCTGCGGGGACCCAGGCCCAA CGATCAACACGTTCACAACCCTAACGATCAGACTGAGCCTATCCAGACGAATCTGGTTCTACGCGTTCCGGACGTTCGTTCCGACGCTCATGGTGGTTGTGCTGTCCTGGATGGCGCCCTGGATGGGGTTCCAGACGCCGGCTCTGATTGGTCGCGTGTCGCTAGGCGTGTCCGCCCTGCTCACCTTAGTGATGGGAGCGGACCTGAAGCAGCCCATGGAGTTT ATCTCGTACGCCCGCGCCATTGACGTGTGGATGGCCGGCTGCCTGGCGGCGGTGTTCCTCGGGCTACTGGagacagctgtggcctcctatATCCACTACCGGGCACTGGCAAAG GAATCGTGGAAGAAGGAACTTCTCCAGCCCAAAGTCCTCATCCCGCGGGCCCGCTTCTGCCGCCCCGCCTACCTGCTGGACTACCTGCCTCAGTCACGGCCCCGGACCGTGCGGTTCCACCTGCCTTCCTCGGGGACAGGCGCGCCGCCTCCCGCCCAGAACCCCTCCCCACGCCCACCGCGACTGTCCAGGAAGCTTGACCGCGCGGCAAGGGTGCTGATCCCGGGCCTGTTCCTGGTGTTTTGCGTCGTCTTCTGGTTGCACTATTTTCTGAATCTTCAACTCTCATAA
- the LOC136441697 gene encoding N-terminal Xaa-Pro-Lys N-methyltransferase 1-like, translated as MSSMDNYPDTQFYGDAESYWKEIPATVDGMLGGYSKVDKVDIKGSKKFLQEFISGPNAKTKTRRAVDCGAGIGRVSHGLLCPLFSRVDLVEVCQKFLDQAKTDLGSSAKKVDRYICCGLQDFTPDPGRYDVIWVQWVLGHLTHKDLVAFFQRCRAGLAENGIVVVKENVADDSCSDGVIFDQSDSSVTRSHRYLKQIIEESGMRIVKEEAQKDLPKELFKVQMMVLQ; from the exons ATGTCCTCCATGGATAACTATCCGGACACCCAGTTCTATGGAGATGCGGAGAGCTACTGGAAAGAGATTCCCGCGACGGTCGACGGAATGCTAGGGGGGTACTCCAAGGTGGACAAGGTCGACATTAAGGGCTCCAAGAAGTTCCTTCAAGAATTCATCTCA GGTCCTAACGCAAAGACGAAAACGCGCCGCGCGGTGGACTGCGGTGCGGGGATCGGGCGCGTGTCCCACGGCCTACTCTGCCCTCTCTTCAGCAGGGTGGACCTGGTGGAGGTCTGCCAGAAGTTCCTCGACCAGGCCAAGACTGACCTCGGCTCCAGCGCCAAGAAAGTAGACAG GTATATCTGCTGCGGCCTGCAGGACTTCACCCCTGACCCCGGCAGGTACGACGTCATATGGGTTCAGTGGGTCCTGGGCCACCTCACACACAAGGACCTGGTGGCCTTCTTCCAG CGTTGTCGGGCGGGGCTTGCGGAGAACGGCATCGTGGTCGTCAAGGAGAACGTGGCTGACGACAGCTGCTCGGACGGGGTGATCTTCGACCAATCAGACAGCAGCGTGACGCGGTCGCACCGGTACCTGAAACAGATCATTGAGGAGAGCGGGATGAGGATAGTGAAGGAGGAGGCTCAGAAGGACCTGCCTAAGGAGTTATTTAAAGTGCAGATGATGGTCTTGCAGTGA